In Anaerolineales bacterium, the following are encoded in one genomic region:
- a CDS encoding NADH-quinone oxidoreductase subunit M, which produces MQIPYLLSAIVLLPILAGAVMLFLPPKNRDLIYRFALGAAFVTFLLTLVVYFGFDAAGPQYQFIEDYAWLPALGISFKLGVDGISAPLVLLTGVVIFTGVIISQRIEDRVREFFAFLFILASGVFGVFVALDMFALFFFYEIAVFPMYLLIAMWGWKQTREYAAMKLTLYLFVGSVVALVGALAMYFASGLNTFDMTLLATANFSPAFQNLWFPFVFFGFAVLGGIFPFHNWSPVGHVAAPTAVSMFHAGVLMKLGAFAALRVGIMLLPIGAQTHMWWIILLTLVNVVYGAFIAMTQTDFKYMIGYSSVSHMGLVAMGFATLDYNGLVGASVQMVSHGVMTALFFAVVGMIYDQAHTREIPKLGGLMKIMPFAGVGFIIGGLVSMGMPGFSGFIAEFPIFMGLWAANYPWIAIISVVSIAVTAAYILRAVGQVFFGELPADLEGHMHDVKPSEKLAIGILCFIMIAIGIYPNVIMPMVQHGVNAVLALLGGA; this is translated from the coding sequence ATGCAAATCCCCTATCTCCTAAGCGCCATCGTTCTGCTGCCCATTTTGGCCGGCGCGGTGATGCTTTTCCTGCCCCCCAAGAACCGTGATCTGATCTATCGCTTCGCGCTGGGCGCGGCTTTCGTCACCTTCCTGCTGACGCTGGTGGTCTACTTCGGTTTTGATGCCGCTGGACCGCAATATCAATTCATTGAGGATTATGCTTGGTTGCCGGCCTTGGGCATCTCGTTCAAGCTGGGCGTGGACGGCATCAGCGCCCCCTTGGTGCTGCTGACCGGCGTGGTCATTTTCACCGGCGTGATCATTTCGCAGCGCATCGAAGACCGCGTGCGGGAATTCTTCGCTTTCTTGTTCATTTTGGCCAGCGGTGTCTTCGGCGTCTTTGTGGCGCTGGACATGTTCGCCCTGTTCTTCTTCTATGAGATCGCCGTGTTCCCCATGTACCTGCTGATTGCGATGTGGGGCTGGAAGCAGACCCGGGAGTACGCCGCCATGAAGCTGACGCTCTACCTCTTCGTCGGCTCGGTGGTCGCCCTGGTTGGCGCTTTGGCGATGTACTTCGCCTCTGGTCTCAATACCTTCGATATGACACTGCTGGCGACGGCCAATTTCTCGCCGGCTTTCCAGAACCTGTGGTTCCCCTTCGTCTTCTTCGGCTTCGCCGTCCTGGGCGGCATCTTCCCCTTCCACAACTGGAGCCCGGTCGGCCATGTGGCCGCCCCCACGGCGGTGTCCATGTTCCACGCTGGCGTGCTGATGAAGCTGGGCGCTTTCGCCGCCCTGCGTGTCGGCATTATGCTGCTCCCCATCGGCGCCCAGACCCACATGTGGTGGATCATCCTGCTCACTCTGGTCAATGTGGTCTACGGCGCCTTTATCGCCATGACCCAAACTGACTTCAAGTACATGATCGGTTACTCCTCTGTCTCGCACATGGGCCTGGTGGCCATGGGCTTCGCCACCCTGGACTACAACGGCCTGGTGGGCGCCAGCGTGCAGATGGTTTCCCACGGCGTGATGACCGCCCTCTTCTTCGCGGTGGTCGGCATGATCTACGACCAGGCCCACACCCGTGAAATTCCCAAGCTGGGCGGGCTGATGAAGATCATGCCTTTCGCCGGCGTGGGCTTCATCATCGGCGGTCTGGTCTCCATGGGCATGCCCGGCTTCTCCGGCTTCATCGCCGAGTTCCCGATCTTCATGGGCCTGTGGGCCGCCAATTACCCTTGGATCGCCATCATCAGTGTGGTTTCCATCGCCGTCACCGCCGCCTATATCCTGCGGGCGGTGGGGCAGGTCTTCTTCGGTGAGCTGCCGGCGGACTTGGAAGGCCACATGCACGATGTCAAGCCTTCGGAAAAATTGGCCATCGGCATCCTCTGCTTCATCATGATTGCCATCGGTATTTACCCCAATGTGATTATGCCCATGGTGCAGCACGGCGTGAACGCCGTGTTGGCCCTGCTGGGAGGCGCATAA
- a CDS encoding NADH-quinone oxidoreductase subunit N — protein sequence MFSSITADMLLAILPEISLLLLMLVVFVADLVLHGKNSPLPAWITIGGLGLTLLATIAFAQPAAQPQLLWGGMLRHDWLAFIFKVIFLFSALLVTLLTVGWQKLWYKGEYYILLLASTMGMTLMGASADLVMLFLAIETTSIPLYILAGFVTTDRKSNEAGFKYLLFGAVTTGIMLYGFSLLYGFAGTTNLYGIASGMAASGVPIPVIVGALLLVLVGFGFKVSMAPLHFWAPDVYEGSPTPITAFLSTASKAAGLAVLMRVMLAAFPGIQPEWQNIIAVGSALTMTIGNLIALSQHNIKRLLAYSSIAHAGYSLLAVAAASELGVLSVVYYLLVYTVTQIAAFAVVIVVSNVTGSDEIADFAGLHRRNPMLALALLLSFLSLAGIPPLGGFIAKVLAFAAAVQAGLIWLAVVGVLNSIVGLYYYLIVLKVAYLDEPKGEAVIAPSRPQAATLVVSIVLVLILGVVIAPWYNWAASGAGGLF from the coding sequence ATGTTTTCTTCGATTACTGCTGACATGCTGTTGGCTATCCTCCCGGAAATTTCTCTGCTGTTGCTGATGCTGGTCGTCTTTGTTGCCGACCTGGTGCTGCACGGCAAGAACAGCCCCTTGCCGGCCTGGATCACGATTGGCGGCCTGGGCCTGACCCTGCTGGCCACCATCGCCTTTGCCCAGCCCGCCGCGCAGCCGCAGCTGCTATGGGGCGGCATGCTGCGCCATGACTGGCTGGCCTTCATCTTCAAGGTCATCTTCCTCTTCTCGGCTCTGCTGGTTACCTTGCTGACCGTGGGTTGGCAGAAGCTCTGGTATAAGGGCGAATACTACATCCTGCTGCTGGCCTCCACCATGGGCATGACCCTGATGGGCGCTTCGGCCGATCTGGTTATGCTCTTCCTGGCCATTGAGACCACCTCCATCCCGCTCTACATCCTGGCCGGCTTCGTGACCACCGACCGCAAGTCCAACGAAGCGGGCTTCAAGTATCTGCTCTTCGGCGCGGTCACCACTGGCATCATGCTCTACGGCTTTAGCCTGCTCTATGGCTTTGCCGGCACCACCAACCTGTACGGCATCGCCAGCGGCATGGCCGCCTCCGGCGTGCCCATTCCGGTCATCGTCGGCGCCCTGCTGTTGGTGCTGGTCGGTTTCGGCTTCAAGGTCTCCATGGCGCCTCTGCACTTCTGGGCGCCGGATGTCTACGAAGGGTCCCCCACGCCCATCACCGCCTTCCTCTCCACCGCCTCCAAGGCGGCCGGTCTGGCGGTGCTGATGCGCGTCATGCTGGCGGCCTTCCCCGGCATTCAGCCGGAATGGCAGAACATCATTGCCGTCGGTTCGGCCCTCACCATGACCATCGGCAACCTCATCGCCCTCAGCCAGCACAACATCAAGCGTCTCCTGGCCTACTCCTCCATCGCCCACGCCGGCTATTCGCTGCTGGCCGTGGCCGCCGCTTCGGAGTTGGGCGTGCTCAGCGTGGTCTACTACCTGCTGGTCTACACCGTCACCCAGATCGCCGCCTTCGCCGTGGTCATTGTGGTCTCCAACGTCACCGGGTCAGACGAGATCGCAGACTTTGCGGGCCTGCATCGCCGCAACCCCATGCTCGCGCTGGCTTTGCTGCTCTCCTTCCTCTCGCTGGCCGGCATCCCGCCCCTGGGCGGCTTCATCGCCAAGGTGCTGGCCTTCGCCGCTGCGGTGCAGGCGGGCCTGATCTGGCTGGCCGTGGTGGGCGTGCTCAACTCCATCGTCGGCCTCTACTACTACCTGATCGTGCTCAAAGTTGCCTACCTGGATGAACCCAAGGGCGAGGCCGTCATTGCGCCCAGCCGCCCGCAGGCGGCCACTTTGGTGGTCTCCATCGTCCTGGTGCTTATCCTGGGCGTAGTGATTGCGCCCTGGTACAACTGGGCCGCTTCTGGCGCTGGCGGGCTTTTCTAG
- a CDS encoding F0F1 ATP synthase subunit A, with product MAKEEAPRKWKYGVKRWIALAIIAINVYLVGKIPPLRPYIQLPAEPITGTLFTFPFTGEPFYLTNTMLAVIIADILLLGVAFFVIRPALKSGKQVFTGIVGVIEALLEGIYNLTEGTAGKWAKTIFPIFATITLLVLTVNWMELIPGVDSIGVINEATYEHAHHVDHDLDIANDCTQDELFRIGSLPVVAVNGVTSCGAIMAPFVRAAATDLNFTVGLAIVSFLAIQVIGVRSLGLGYFEKFINIRALGKPGMGKIDFIVGIFEIVSEFSKIISFSFRLFGNIFAGMILLLVIGTLVPVAAQTGVLLLEFGVGLIQAVVFGMLTMIFMAQATHSHHGEEEHH from the coding sequence GTGGCTAAAGAAGAAGCCCCCCGCAAGTGGAAGTATGGCGTTAAGCGCTGGATTGCTCTGGCGATTATTGCCATTAATGTTTACCTGGTAGGGAAGATTCCCCCTCTGCGCCCGTACATTCAGTTGCCTGCAGAGCCGATCACCGGGACCCTGTTCACTTTCCCCTTCACTGGCGAGCCTTTTTACCTGACCAACACCATGTTGGCAGTCATCATCGCGGACATTTTGCTGCTGGGCGTGGCTTTTTTCGTCATTCGCCCGGCGCTTAAGTCTGGCAAGCAGGTCTTTACCGGCATCGTGGGTGTCATCGAAGCTCTGCTCGAGGGCATTTACAACCTGACCGAAGGCACTGCCGGCAAGTGGGCCAAGACCATCTTCCCCATCTTCGCCACGATTACCTTGCTGGTGCTGACCGTCAACTGGATGGAGCTCATCCCCGGTGTGGACAGTATCGGCGTGATCAACGAAGCCACCTACGAGCATGCCCACCACGTCGACCATGACCTGGACATCGCCAACGACTGCACCCAGGACGAGCTGTTCCGCATTGGCAGCCTGCCGGTGGTGGCGGTCAACGGCGTCACCAGCTGCGGCGCCATCATGGCACCCTTTGTGCGTGCTGCCGCCACAGACCTGAACTTCACCGTGGGCCTCGCAATTGTGTCTTTCCTGGCCATTCAGGTCATCGGTGTCCGCTCCCTGGGGCTGGGCTACTTTGAGAAGTTCATCAACATCCGTGCGCTGGGCAAGCCCGGCATGGGCAAGATCGATTTCATCGTCGGTATCTTCGAGATCGTCTCGGAATTCTCCAAGATCATTTCGTTCTCTTTCCGTCTGTTCGGCAATATCTTCGCCGGCATGATCTTGCTGTTGGTTATCGGTACGCTTGTTCCGGTCGCGGCTCAGACCGGTGTGTTGCTGCTGGAATTTGGTGTGGGTCTCATTCAGGCTGTGGTGTTCGGTATGCTCACCATGATCTTTATGGCTCAGGCCACCCATTCGCATCACGGCGAAGAAGAACATCACTAA
- the atpE gene encoding ATP synthase F0 subunit C: protein MEADAAKMIGAGIAMIGAMGAGLGVGLAAYGGVQGIARNPDAAGTIQTSMILGIVFTEAIAIYCLVVAMLVLFV from the coding sequence ATGGAAGCTGATGCCGCAAAAATGATTGGTGCAGGAATTGCCATGATCGGCGCAATGGGCGCCGGCTTGGGCGTGGGTTTGGCCGCTTATGGCGGCGTGCAGGGCATTGCCCGCAACCCGGACGCCGCGGGCACCATCCAAACCAGCATGATTCTGGGTATCGTGTTCACTGAAGCTATCGCCATTTACTGTCTGGTGGTAGCCATGCTCGTTCTGTTCGTCTAA
- the atpF gene encoding F0F1 ATP synthase subunit B, whose amino-acid sequence MEALGINLGFLIVQICSFLLLMIALRAWVFTPITNMLERRRETISKGLEDAAIAAEARANAEKEAEKLLNDARTKAATEAREVTTRAEEQAKQIRAAAEATAGKAREEALAEVDAERARVLSDVRGQVGALAIAAAQKLIGDAMDEKKQKALIDEFFSGVKSGKVTVLEGASVSGAAATVTSALPLSKSEQDDVQKQVLAAIGGKGEVSFKVDPNILGGIVVRVGDKVLDGSVSGQLNSMRQNLR is encoded by the coding sequence TTGGAAGCCTTAGGTATTAATCTGGGTTTTCTGATCGTTCAGATCTGCAGCTTCTTGCTGTTGATGATCGCCTTGCGCGCTTGGGTGTTTACACCCATCACCAATATGTTGGAGCGCCGCCGCGAGACCATCAGCAAGGGTCTTGAGGACGCTGCCATCGCCGCCGAGGCGCGTGCCAACGCGGAGAAGGAAGCCGAAAAGCTGCTGAACGACGCTCGTACCAAGGCAGCTACCGAGGCCCGCGAGGTTACCACCCGCGCCGAAGAGCAAGCCAAACAGATCCGCGCCGCCGCCGAGGCCACCGCTGGCAAAGCCCGCGAAGAAGCCCTGGCTGAGGTCGACGCTGAGCGCGCCCGCGTGCTTAGCGATGTGCGCGGTCAAGTTGGCGCCCTGGCGATTGCCGCCGCTCAGAAGCTCATCGGCGACGCGATGGACGAGAAGAAGCAGAAAGCCCTCATCGATGAATTCTTCTCCGGCGTCAAGTCCGGCAAGGTCACTGTGCTGGAAGGCGCCAGCGTCAGCGGCGCGGCCGCTACGGTCACCAGCGCCCTGCCGCTCAGCAAGTCCGAGCAGGATGATGTGCAGAAGCAGGTCCTGGCCGCCATTGGTGGCAAGGGCGAGGTCAGCTTCAAGGTCGACCCCAACATCTTGGGCGGCATTGTGGTGCGCGTGGGCGATAAGGTCCTGGACGGTTCTGTGTCCGGCCAGCTCAACTCCATGCGCCAGAACCTGCGCTGA
- a CDS encoding UDP-N-acetylmuramoyl-L-alanyl-D-glutamate--2,6-diaminopimelate ligase — translation MLNLSELLGEVTNVALPDVQVGGLALDSRLVKPGDVFFAIVQGVDRYQFLDEVLARGAVAVVGERAGVQLPIPHIQVADARAALAAAAAALYRYPARDLTIIGVTGTDGKTTTSNFIYQILQAAGLGTGMISTVNAQIGEQVLDTGFHVTTPEAFDTQGYLRQMADAGLSHAVLEMTSIGLAQQRGARPAEFDIGVVTNITHEHLNDHGTYEAYFDAKARLFDGLAQPAHKTRPVGRLAVLNRDDRSYAGLAARVTARQLAYGLHAEADLRAEDVVNQPGSLSFTAVGPGGLRFPVHTPMFGAYNVSNALAAIGSTVIGLGLPVEAAQQGIAALRGVPGRMERIEMGQDFNAIVDFAHTPFALIAALQAGRQLTAGKLIAVFGSAGLRDKAKRRMMAEAAAELADISVLTAEDPRTESLDGILEEMAAGARHKGGVEGKSFFRVPDRGAAISFALLQAQPGDLVIVLGKGHEQSMCFGETEYPWDDRIALRAALAEYLGVPGPEMPKLPTSG, via the coding sequence ATGCTCAACTTATCTGAACTGCTAGGGGAGGTCACCAACGTCGCCCTGCCGGATGTGCAGGTCGGCGGCCTGGCCTTGGACTCGCGCCTGGTCAAGCCGGGCGACGTTTTCTTCGCCATTGTGCAGGGCGTGGACCGTTACCAGTTCCTTGATGAAGTGCTGGCCCGCGGCGCCGTTGCCGTGGTCGGCGAGCGCGCCGGCGTGCAGCTGCCCATCCCGCACATCCAGGTCGCCGATGCGCGCGCCGCCCTGGCCGCCGCCGCCGCCGCCCTCTACCGCTACCCGGCTCGCGACCTGACCATCATCGGCGTCACCGGCACGGACGGCAAGACCACCACATCCAATTTTATCTACCAGATCCTGCAGGCGGCCGGCTTGGGCACCGGCATGATCTCCACCGTCAACGCCCAGATCGGCGAGCAGGTGTTGGACACCGGCTTCCACGTCACCACACCAGAGGCCTTTGACACCCAGGGCTACCTGCGCCAAATGGCCGACGCTGGGCTGAGCCACGCCGTGCTGGAAATGACCTCCATCGGCCTGGCCCAGCAGCGCGGCGCCCGTCCCGCAGAATTTGATATTGGCGTGGTGACCAACATCACCCACGAGCACCTCAACGACCACGGCACCTACGAGGCCTATTTCGATGCCAAAGCCAGGCTCTTTGACGGCCTGGCGCAGCCGGCCCACAAAACGCGCCCGGTGGGCCGCCTGGCCGTGCTCAACCGTGACGACCGCTCCTACGCTGGGCTGGCCGCCAGGGTGACCGCCCGGCAGCTGGCCTACGGCCTGCATGCCGAGGCCGACCTGCGCGCCGAGGACGTGGTCAACCAGCCGGGCAGCCTCAGCTTCACCGCTGTAGGTCCTGGCGGACTGCGTTTTCCGGTGCACACGCCCATGTTTGGCGCCTACAACGTCTCCAACGCCCTGGCCGCCATCGGCAGCACCGTCATCGGCCTCGGGCTGCCGGTAGAGGCGGCTCAGCAGGGCATCGCCGCCCTGCGGGGCGTGCCCGGCCGCATGGAGCGCATTGAGATGGGCCAGGACTTCAACGCCATCGTCGACTTTGCCCACACGCCCTTCGCCCTCATCGCCGCCTTGCAGGCCGGCCGCCAACTCACGGCTGGCAAGCTCATCGCCGTCTTCGGCTCCGCCGGCCTGCGCGACAAGGCCAAACGCCGCATGATGGCTGAGGCCGCCGCCGAACTGGCCGACATCAGCGTGCTGACCGCCGAAGACCCGCGCACCGAATCGTTGGATGGCATCCTCGAAGAAATGGCCGCTGGGGCACGGCATAAGGGTGGGGTGGAGGGCAAAAGCTTCTTCCGCGTCCCCGACCGCGGCGCGGCGATCTCCTTTGCCCTGCTGCAAGCCCAGCCCGGCGATCTGGTCATCGTCCTCGGCAAAGGCCATGAGCAGTCCATGTGCTTCGGCGAGACCGAGTATCCTTGGGACGATCGCATTGCTTTGCGCGCCGCCCTGGCCGAATATCTGGGCGTCCCCGGCCCGGAAATGCCCAAACTGCCGACGAGTGGGTAG
- a CDS encoding dihydrofolate reductase — protein MGKVIFAINITIDGYCGHESGMPDDETNQYFTQLLRETDVEILGRKTYQLMYPYWHDVAVAQSGSQTENAFASAFDALPKIVFSTTLERAEWNNTTLLRSNLREEILKWKQQPGKTIAIGGLNIGSQVAQWDLIDEYRFVVHPVIAGKGPRLFEAGGEHTLKLVETKTFRSGIVALHYQK, from the coding sequence ATGGGAAAAGTGATCTTTGCCATCAACATCACCATTGACGGCTACTGCGGCCATGAGTCGGGGATGCCGGATGACGAAACCAACCAGTATTTCACACAGCTCCTCCGAGAGACAGATGTCGAAATCCTGGGCCGCAAGACCTACCAGCTGATGTACCCGTACTGGCATGACGTGGCGGTGGCCCAATCGGGCAGCCAGACCGAAAATGCATTCGCCAGCGCATTTGACGCGCTGCCGAAGATCGTCTTTTCTACCACCCTGGAACGGGCCGAGTGGAACAACACTACGCTGCTGCGCTCAAATCTGCGCGAAGAAATTCTGAAGTGGAAACAACAGCCGGGGAAGACTATCGCCATCGGTGGACTGAACATTGGATCGCAAGTTGCCCAATGGGACCTGATCGATGAATATCGCTTCGTGGTGCACCCGGTCATTGCCGGCAAAGGCCCGCGTCTGTTCGAAGCAGGCGGGGAACATACCCTAAAGCTTGTTGAAACAAAAACCTTCCGTTCCGGGATTGTTGCCCTTCATTACCAAAAGTAA
- a CDS encoding RNA polymerase sigma factor has translation MDFHQVYDRYAPAVQRFAFWLCGDVHLAQDLTSETFVRAWLRIDTLRQPTLRSYLFAITRNLYLEDRRKHRRQVELAENLPASLVSPLVALEQAEQFASAGQALSQLGQRERTALLLRAVEQMSYAEIAAALGLSLSTAKVVVHRARLKLLLARQQLEEK, from the coding sequence ATGGATTTCCATCAAGTCTACGACCGCTACGCCCCCGCCGTGCAGCGCTTCGCTTTCTGGCTCTGCGGCGACGTCCACCTGGCCCAGGACCTGACCAGCGAGACCTTCGTGCGCGCCTGGCTGCGCATCGATACCCTGCGCCAACCCACCCTGCGGTCGTACCTTTTCGCCATCACCCGCAACCTCTACCTCGAGGACCGGCGCAAACATCGCCGCCAGGTCGAACTGGCCGAGAACTTGCCTGCTTCGCTAGTCTCCCCGCTGGTCGCTCTTGAGCAGGCTGAGCAGTTCGCCTCGGCCGGCCAGGCTCTCAGCCAACTCGGCCAGCGTGAGCGCACCGCGCTCCTGCTGCGCGCCGTGGAGCAGATGAGCTATGCCGAGATCGCCGCCGCCCTCGGCCTCAGCCTCTCGACGGCCAAAGTGGTGGTCCACCGCGCTCGCCTTAAGCTTCTGCTGGCCCGCCAACAATTGGAGGAAAAATGA
- a CDS encoding zf-HC2 domain-containing protein, translating to MNIEREVIIDLLPLYSAGELSPASRRLVEEALAQDASLRQLANTLQNTTGAGDLNRESGLQQLDRELDNLLGSPPAPTAEEEKRTFSQTRLRMAVRGGLVGAAIFATLSIFAFWFDGNSITLFKEAFPQLVPPLLVAAAALWGLVLLNSWLGRN from the coding sequence ATGAACATCGAACGCGAAGTGATTATCGACTTGTTGCCCCTCTACAGCGCTGGGGAACTCAGCCCGGCCAGCCGCCGCCTGGTGGAGGAAGCTCTGGCGCAGGATGCTTCTCTCCGCCAGCTGGCCAACACACTGCAAAACACCACTGGGGCAGGGGATTTGAACCGGGAGAGCGGCTTGCAACAGCTCGACCGTGAACTCGACAATCTGCTGGGGAGTCCGCCTGCCCCCACGGCGGAGGAAGAAAAGCGCACTTTCTCGCAAACTCGTCTGCGCATGGCTGTCCGTGGTGGGCTTGTCGGGGCAGCCATCTTTGCCACCTTGTCGATTTTTGCCTTCTGGTTTGACGGCAATTCCATCACCCTGTTCAAAGAGGCTTTTCCGCAGTTGGTGCCTCCCTTGCTTGTGGCCGCAGCCGCCCTGTGGGGCCTGGTGCTGCTCAACAGCTGGTTGGGCCGCAACTAG
- a CDS encoding polyribonucleotide nucleotidyltransferase: MKPESKDFSAQVGNQTLTFSTGKVAQLAGGAVTARLGDTLILATATMSANPRSGIDFFPLSVDYEERMYAGGKIPGSFFRREGRPSEGAILTARLTDRPLRPLFPKDLRNDVQVIMYALSADEENVIDVIAVNAASAALSISDIPWNGPVGAVRVGRVDGQLVINPTYSQLKESDLDLRVAGTRDAILMVECGANEVDEDTMVAALEAAHQAMQPIIDMQVQMAEQVGKPKRAYQSFKVDEALKATVLERTQAELEQIFDQQIGKTDQYGAIDALRDTVVAELAGDDAELAGQVKEAYGSAEKAVVRRRIIEQGKRPDGRTPTDIRPIWCEVDYSPRAHGSGIFTRGETQVLTLATLGTPREAQELDTLTPIKEKRYMHHYNFPPFSTGEARPLRGSSRREIGHGALAERALVAVIPSEKEFPYTLRLVSECLSSNGSTSMGSVCASTLALMDTGVPIKAPVSGIAMGLITDGSKYQILSDIQGIEDHLGDMDFKVAGTDKGITALQMDIKISGLTTQMMAEALQQAKAGRKHILDKMLETLPAPRPDLKAHAPRITTVMVPIEKIGAVIGPGGKTIRAIQEESGAKIDISDDGTVFIASDNAEAAQIARERIEALTETPEIGRIYTGKVVRITDFGAFIEIMPGTDGLVHISQLDSGHVESVESVVQMGDEVSVMITDIDPSGKIRLSRQAVLEGWTAEEAREKDKGGRPSGGGGGGRGGDRRGGGGGRDRGDRGGGFRGRR; encoded by the coding sequence ATGAAACCCGAGTCCAAAGACTTTAGCGCCCAAGTGGGTAACCAGACGCTGACATTTTCCACGGGCAAGGTCGCCCAACTGGCCGGCGGCGCGGTAACGGCCCGCCTGGGCGATACGCTGATCCTGGCGACCGCCACCATGTCGGCCAACCCGCGCAGCGGGATCGACTTCTTCCCGCTGAGCGTGGATTACGAAGAGCGCATGTACGCCGGCGGCAAGATCCCCGGTTCGTTCTTCCGCCGTGAGGGCCGCCCCAGCGAGGGCGCCATTCTGACGGCGCGCCTGACCGACCGACCGCTGCGCCCGCTGTTTCCCAAGGACCTGCGCAACGATGTGCAGGTGATCATGTATGCCCTCTCCGCCGACGAAGAGAACGTGATCGACGTGATCGCGGTCAATGCGGCTTCTGCGGCGCTGAGCATTTCCGACATCCCCTGGAATGGGCCGGTGGGCGCGGTGCGCGTAGGCCGCGTGGACGGCCAACTGGTGATCAACCCGACCTATTCGCAATTGAAAGAGTCCGACCTGGACCTGCGGGTGGCCGGTACGCGCGACGCGATCCTGATGGTGGAGTGCGGCGCCAACGAAGTGGATGAAGACACGATGGTGGCGGCGCTGGAAGCCGCCCACCAGGCGATGCAGCCGATCATTGATATGCAGGTACAGATGGCCGAGCAGGTGGGCAAACCCAAGCGCGCCTACCAGAGCTTCAAGGTGGATGAGGCCTTGAAGGCCACGGTGCTGGAACGCACCCAGGCTGAACTGGAGCAGATCTTTGACCAGCAGATCGGCAAAACCGATCAATACGGCGCCATCGACGCGCTGCGCGACACGGTGGTGGCCGAACTGGCCGGAGACGACGCCGAGCTGGCTGGGCAAGTAAAAGAGGCCTACGGTTCTGCCGAGAAGGCGGTGGTGCGCCGCCGGATCATCGAGCAGGGCAAGCGCCCTGACGGCCGCACCCCGACCGATATCCGCCCGATCTGGTGCGAGGTGGACTACAGCCCGCGGGCGCACGGTTCCGGCATTTTCACCCGCGGCGAAACGCAGGTGCTGACCCTGGCCACGCTGGGCACCCCGCGCGAGGCGCAGGAGCTGGACACGCTGACGCCGATCAAAGAAAAGCGCTACATGCATCATTACAACTTCCCGCCCTTCTCCACCGGCGAGGCGCGGCCGCTGCGCGGCTCCTCCCGCCGGGAGATCGGCCACGGCGCGCTGGCTGAGCGCGCCCTGGTGGCGGTGATCCCTTCCGAAAAAGAATTCCCCTACACGCTGCGCCTGGTCTCCGAGTGCTTGTCCTCGAACGGCTCGACTTCGATGGGCTCGGTGTGCGCTTCGACCCTGGCGCTGATGGACACCGGCGTGCCGATCAAGGCGCCGGTTTCCGGGATTGCGATGGGGCTGATCACGGACGGCAGCAAGTACCAGATCCTCAGCGACATCCAGGGCATTGAAGACCACCTGGGTGACATGGACTTCAAAGTGGCCGGCACGGACAAGGGCATTACCGCCCTGCAGATGGACATTAAGATCTCGGGCCTGACGACGCAGATGATGGCTGAGGCGCTGCAGCAAGCCAAGGCCGGGCGCAAGCACATCCTGGACAAGATGCTGGAGACCCTGCCGGCCCCGCGGCCGGACCTGAAGGCGCACGCCCCACGCATCACCACGGTGATGGTGCCGATCGAGAAGATTGGCGCGGTGATCGGCCCAGGCGGCAAGACGATCCGCGCCATTCAGGAAGAGAGCGGCGCCAAGATCGACATCTCCGATGACGGCACGGTGTTCATCGCCTCTGACAATGCCGAAGCAGCGCAGATCGCCCGCGAACGCATTGAGGCGCTGACCGAGACGCCGGAGATCGGCCGGATCTACACCGGCAAGGTGGTGCGCATCACCGACTTTGGCGCCTTCATCGAGATCATGCCCGGCACGGACGGCCTGGTGCACATCTCGCAGTTGGACAGCGGCCACGTGGAAAGCGTGGAGAGCGTGGTGCAGATGGGCGATGAAGTGTCCGTGATGATCACGGATATTGACCCCAGCGGCAAGATCCGCCTGAGCCGCCAGGCCGTGCTGGAAGGCTGGACGGCCGAGGAAGCCCGCGAGAAGGACAAGGGCGGGCGGCCCAGCGGCGGCGGGGGTGGTGGCCGCGGCGGCGACCGGCGTGGCGGTGGGGGCGGCCGCGACCGTGGCGATCGCGGCGGTGGTTTCCGCGGCCGGCGCTAG